In one window of Paenarthrobacter nicotinovorans DNA:
- a CDS encoding LacI family DNA-binding transcriptional regulator → MVREVRPPKLTLAAVAKEVGVSAPTVSKVVNGRQDVAEETRNRVLAALHRTGYRSPLQRKSPPAQQAVEVVFDSLNSAYSVEVLNGIMEHAAASQMEVILSVTSRQSASPMDPEERAQRLLDEGRSGMIVVTSAFGPGQLKAFQRRRIPVVVVDPLNPPPGDVFSVGASNWAGGKAAASHLLELGHRRIAYIGGPAAAECSQARLHGYMAALMAAGVPVVEEYVSAGPFRSSTGVAAMKSLLALDDPPTAVFAASDSIALGVLAEARRQNIRIPDDMSLVGFDGTTQAEESLPPLTSVSQPLLEMGRSALSFILRQRSGEEIDSRRVELATHLVVRESTAPPRTQQSPAGLRRQAD, encoded by the coding sequence ATGGTTCGAGAAGTGCGTCCGCCCAAATTGACCTTGGCTGCCGTCGCCAAGGAAGTTGGCGTCTCCGCGCCAACCGTGTCCAAGGTGGTTAACGGCCGGCAGGACGTGGCCGAGGAGACCCGTAACCGTGTCCTCGCGGCTTTGCACAGAACGGGCTACCGTTCCCCGCTTCAGCGCAAGAGTCCTCCCGCGCAGCAAGCCGTGGAGGTGGTCTTCGATTCGCTGAACTCTGCGTACTCCGTGGAGGTGCTCAACGGAATAATGGAGCATGCCGCGGCCTCGCAGATGGAAGTGATCCTCTCCGTCACCAGCAGGCAGTCAGCATCGCCCATGGACCCGGAGGAGCGTGCCCAGCGCCTGCTCGATGAGGGCCGCAGCGGCATGATCGTCGTCACCTCGGCCTTCGGGCCAGGGCAGCTTAAGGCCTTCCAGCGACGCCGCATTCCGGTGGTCGTGGTGGATCCGCTCAACCCGCCACCGGGAGACGTCTTCAGCGTCGGAGCAAGCAACTGGGCAGGAGGAAAGGCGGCGGCTTCCCACCTGTTGGAACTGGGGCACCGTCGCATTGCGTACATTGGAGGTCCGGCGGCCGCCGAATGCAGCCAGGCCCGTTTGCATGGTTACATGGCCGCGTTGATGGCCGCCGGCGTGCCGGTTGTGGAGGAGTATGTCTCGGCAGGTCCGTTCCGTTCGTCAACCGGGGTGGCGGCGATGAAGTCGCTCCTGGCCCTGGACGATCCCCCCACGGCGGTCTTCGCCGCCAGCGACAGCATCGCCCTTGGGGTCCTGGCAGAAGCCAGGAGGCAGAACATCCGCATTCCGGACGACATGAGCCTGGTGGGATTCGATGGCACGACGCAGGCTGAAGAGTCCCTGCCGCCACTGACTTCGGTATCGCAACCCCTGCTGGAAATGGGCCGTTCAGCGTTGAGCTTCATTCTCCGCCAACGGAGCGGAGAGGAAATCGACTCCCGGCGCGTCGAACTTGCCACCCATCTGGTGGTGCGTGAGTCCACCGCCCCGCCGCGTACGCAGCAGAGTCCGGCAGGTCTCCGACGCCAGGCGGATTGA